In Arcobacter ellisii, a genomic segment contains:
- a CDS encoding glycerol-3-phosphate dehydrogenase/oxidase has translation MLNSRDENYDIVVIGGGAVGSGICLDATLRGYKVLLLEKNDFGSGASSKSSKLVHGGVRYLEKAIKEFDKSQYNLVKEALKERAIFLKNSSNISKKLKINIPCYSYFSLIKNYIGLFIYKLISSKNSLGNNTFLNKVISSYYFSNLRKKSLKACISFYDGTFLDFRMIISLLQSAFENGAIVKNYCEVRNFLYDENHNISGVKYFDKVKNKEFEIKSKVVINATGANVDNMRFLDNEIEKVLTLSSGIHIVVSKDFLSSNEAILIPNTSDNRVVFVLPFLEHCLIGTTDNKTFYEENSKVKEEEIDYLLKEVNNYFEKTLTKEDILSSWSGIRPLVKSDKLKTEQINREHSIFSSKSGLVSICGGKWTTYRKMANDMMDYLIKQNKIEKKELCKTKKYKLVGNKQKKNILEKLLSFYPISKETKKSLILLYGDNSTKILALADENKDYDLLDERFPYLKKEIEYCIKNEFIQKPIDYLARRIGLCFIDKKSSLELVDIVCEEMAKILKWDIEKKEIEKNEAKEFIQNYF, from the coding sequence ATGTTAAATTCAAGAGATGAAAACTATGATATTGTTGTGATTGGTGGCGGAGCTGTTGGAAGTGGAATATGTCTTGATGCAACACTTAGAGGTTATAAAGTTTTACTTTTAGAAAAAAATGATTTTGGAAGTGGAGCTAGTTCTAAAAGTTCAAAATTAGTTCATGGTGGAGTTAGGTATCTTGAAAAGGCAATCAAAGAGTTTGATAAATCTCAATACAATTTAGTAAAAGAAGCTTTAAAAGAAAGGGCTATTTTTCTAAAAAATAGTTCAAATATATCAAAAAAATTAAAAATAAATATTCCATGTTACTCTTATTTTAGTTTAATTAAAAATTATATTGGTTTGTTTATTTATAAATTGATTTCATCTAAAAATAGTTTAGGTAATAACACTTTTTTGAATAAAGTTATTAGTAGTTACTATTTTTCAAATTTGAGAAAAAAGAGTTTAAAAGCATGTATTTCATTTTATGATGGAACTTTTTTAGATTTTAGAATGATAATCTCACTTTTACAATCAGCTTTTGAAAATGGTGCAATTGTTAAAAATTATTGTGAAGTTAGAAATTTTTTATATGATGAAAATCATAATATTTCAGGTGTGAAGTATTTTGATAAAGTAAAAAATAAAGAGTTTGAAATTAAATCAAAAGTTGTAATAAATGCAACAGGTGCAAATGTTGATAATATGAGATTTTTAGATAATGAAATTGAAAAAGTTTTGACTTTAAGTAGTGGAATTCACATTGTAGTTTCAAAGGATTTTTTATCTTCAAATGAAGCAATTTTGATACCAAATACAAGTGATAATAGAGTTGTTTTTGTATTACCATTTTTAGAACATTGTTTAATAGGAACAACAGATAATAAAACTTTTTATGAGGAAAATTCAAAAGTAAAAGAGGAAGAAATAGATTATTTATTAAAAGAGGTAAATAATTATTTTGAAAAAACTTTAACAAAAGAGGATATTTTATCTTCATGGAGTGGAATTCGACCACTTGTGAAAAGTGATAAATTAAAAACAGAACAAATAAATAGAGAACATTCAATTTTTAGTTCAAAAAGTGGTTTAGTTTCAATTTGCGGTGGGAAGTGGACTACATATAGAAAAATGGCAAATGATATGATGGATTATTTGATAAAACAAAATAAAATTGAAAAGAAAGAACTGTGTAAAACAAAAAAATATAAACTTGTAGGAAATAAGCAAAAGAAAAATATTTTAGAAAAATTACTCTCTTTTTATCCAATTTCAAAAGAGACAAAAAAGTCTTTAATTTTACTTTATGGAGATAATTCAACAAAGATTTTAGCCCTTGCAGATGAAAATAAAGATTATGATTTATTAGATGAAAGATTTCCTTATTTAAAAAAAGAGATAGAGTATTGTATAAAAAATGAGTTCATCCAAAAGCCAATAGATTATTTGGCAAGAAGAATAGGGCTTTGTTTTATAGATAAAAAATCTTCTTTAGAACTTGTTGATATTGTTTGTGAAGAAATGGCAAAAATTTTAAAATGGGATATTGAAAAAAAAGAAATAGAAAAAAATGAAGCAAAAGAGTTTATTCAAAACTATTTTTGA